A portion of the Calliphora vicina chromosome 5, idCalVici1.1, whole genome shotgun sequence genome contains these proteins:
- the ppk12 gene encoding pickpocket protein 28 yields the protein MVNQILRKQKKSEIVQIYCTDNIKKYLQETTLHGLKYLADNSLTIWEKLFFFASFVAALVIVANLISNVYSKWDSTPVIIGISPHPTSILKVPFPAMTLCNMNQVLNSKVANYSEDSLEFDILRFLCFTETEYDDQLANKDNFKNNNLRITDFVIKHAQPCARMLIYCQISSIAYNCSELFREVMTDEGLCCVFNTLHPDFLYKGKYDIIKDLKDDKITKAVNWNPESGYPSKLPEKFYPRPASGTGVSMGVSVILNAELDEYYCSSTNGPGIKISLHNPIETPSVKEAGLTVPLGYETRFRIDAIRSEAVTAIRSIHRNRRQCVFMNEERLLYYKYYTRRNCESECQAAYLYQQCSCIPFNYPLIYNNATICTVKESFCINKANKEWTFVLADNLCLKRCLPGCFDLTFLPDSFSGPLAERNYTIQNSLLRSMPKDEMRKNIAIVHFYYRESVFHGDLKNVYIGLTEFLSNIGGIMGLFMGFSFISVAEIVYFSILRPVFKFVLPRKFQNVSLKKNVQTNPETKT from the exons ATGGTAAATCAAATCCttagaaaacaaaagaaaagtgAAATTGTACAAATATATTGTACGgataatataaagaaatatttgcaAGAAACTACATTACATGGACTGAAATATTTGGCTGATAACTCTCTAACAATATGGGAAAA attatttttctTTGCTTCATTTGTAGCTGCTCTCGTAATTGTTGCAAATTTAATATCGAATGTGTACTCAAAGTGGGATAGTACTCCGGTAATTATTGGTATAAGTCCACATCCGACATCTATACTTAAGGTGCCATTTCCAGCCATGACTTTGTGCAACATGAATCAAGTGCTTAATTCAAAAGTGGCCAATTATTCtga AGATTCTTTAGAATTTGATATTCTTCGATTTCTATGTTTCACTGAAACGGAGTACGATGATCAGTTGGCCAacaaagacaattttaaaaacaacaacttgAGAATAACCGATTTTGTTATAAAG CATGCCCAACCTTGTGCTCGTATGTTGATTTACTGTCAAATAAGCTCTATTGCCTACAACTGTAGCGAATTATTTCGTGAAGTAATGACAGATGAAGGACTCTGctgtgtttttaatactttgcaTCCAGACTTTTTATATAAAGGAAA GTATGATATTATAAAGGATTTAAAGGATGACAAAATAACGAAAGCAGTTAATTGGAATCCCGAAAGTGGATACCCATCAAAACTACCAGAAAAATTTTATCCGAGACCAGCCTCTG GTACTGGTGTTTCAATGGGGGTATCGGTAATTTTAAATGCAGAATTAGATGAATATTATTGCTCTTCAACAAACGGTCCGGGAATAAAAATTTCACTCCACAACCCCATTGAGACGCCTTCGGTTAAGGAGGCTGGGCTCACTGTGCCATTAGGCTATGAAACACGTTTTCGTATTGACGCTATACGTTCAGAAGCTGTAACCGCTATACGATCCATACACCGTAATCGTCGCCAATGTGTGTTTATGAACGAAGAGCGTTTACTGTACTACAAGTACTATACGCGACGCAATTGCGAAAGCGAATGCCAGGCGGCTTACTTGTATCAGCAATGCTCTTGTATACCATTTAATTATCCACTGATCTACAATAACGCAACTATATGTACAGTGAAAGAGAGTTTCTGCATTAACAAAGCAAATAAAGAATGGACCTTTGTATTGGCAGATAATTTGTGTTTAAAACGCTGTCTACCCGGCTGCTTTGATTTGACTTTTCTTCCAGATTCCTTTTCAGGTCCACTGGCCGAACGTAATTACACCATTCAAAATAGCCTACTGCGTAGCATGCCCAAAGATGAAATGAGAAAAAACATTGCCattgttcatttttattatcgaGAATCAGTTTTTCATGGcgatttaaaaaatgtctatatcGGTTTGACAGAATTCTTAT cTAATATCGGAGGTATCATGGGCCTATTTATGGGATTTAGTTTCATATCggtggcagaaattgtttacttttctattttaaggccagtttttaaatttgtgttgcCGCGTAAATTCCAGAATGTatcattgaaaaaaaatgtacagACAAATCCTGAAACTAAG ACTTAA